ACCATGGCCCCAGTGTATCACTCACAGGGCTCAAGCTATTCGAAAAGGATGATCCGATGATCCCGTCCGTTCTGCCGACCTATAACCGCGCGCCCCTGACATTCGTGAAGGGCGAAGGCGCCTGGCTGACCGAGGCGGATGGCCGACGTTTTCTGGATCTGGGCGCGGGCATAGCGGTGAACGCGCTGGGTCATGCGCATCCGGCGCTGGTGGCGGCCCTGACGGAACAGGCGCATGCGCTGTGGCATGTTTCAAACCTCTATAACATCCCGCAACAGCAGGCACTGGCGGACAAGCTGGTGGAACACACCTTTGCCGATACGGTGTTCTTCACCAATTCGGGCACAGAATCCTGCGAATTGGCCGTCAAAATGGCCCGCAAGTATTTTTATGACAAAGGTCAGCCCGAGAAGGTCGAGATCATCACCTTCGACGGCTCATTCCATGGCCGGTCATCGGCGGGTATCGCCGCCGCCGGGTCCGAGAAGATGACCAAAGGCTTTGGACCGCTGCTTCCCGGCTTTGTGCATCTGACATTCGGAGACCTCGACGGTGTCACCAACGCCATCACCGACACCACGGCAGCCATCCTGATCGAACCGGTTCAGGGCGAAGGCGGCATCCGCCCCGTTCCGGATGCAGAGCTGAAAGCCTTGCGCCAGATTTGCGATGATAACGGCCTTTTGCTGATCCTCGATGAAGTCCAATGCGGCGTGGGGCGGACCGGCAAACTCTTTGCCCATGAATGGGCCGGCATCACGCCGGATATCATGATGGTCGCCAAAGGCATCGGCGGCGGTTTCCCTCTGGGTGCGGTTCTGGCCACCGAAGAGGCCGCCAGGGGCATGACGGCAGGCACCCACGGCTCGACCTATGGCGGCAACCCCTTGGGCTGCGCTGTAGGCTGCGCGGTGATTGATCAGGTCGCTACTCCGGCCTTCCTCGAAGGTGTGAATCGCAAGGCAGGCCTGCTGCGTCAGAAGCTCGAAGGCCTGATCGCGGACCACCCCGAAGTATTCGAGGAGGTGCGCGGCTCAGGCCTGATGCTAGGCCTGAAATGCAAGCCCACCAATATCGACGTGGTCAACGCTGGCTATGACAACGAGGTCATAACGGTTCCCGCCGCAGATAACGTGATCCGCCTGCTGCCGCCGCTGACCCTCACCGAGGATGACATCGCACAAGCCCTGATCCGCCTCGAGAAAACTGCGGCACAAGTCGAAAACGCAATGGCTTCGGCCTGAACTCGCCTGATTAAAAAGTGAATTAAAATGAACCACTTCCTTGATATCCACAAAACTGACGCAGGTGATCTGCGGAACATGATCGATCAGGCCAGCGCGATGAAACAGGCGCGCCTTGGGCGTCCCAAAGCCGCCCCCGACGACGAGCAGCCTCTGGCAGGCCGCATGGTTGCGCTGATCTTTGAAAAGCCATCAACGCGGACCCGCGTGTCCTTCGATGTTGGCGTGCGCCAAATGGGCGGGCAGACCATGGTGCTGTCCGGCAAGGACATGCAGCTGGGCCATGGCGAGACCATCGCCGACACCGCCCGGGTCCTGTCGCGCTATGTCGACATGATCATGATCCGGACCTTTGATGAAACCATCCTGACCGAGATGTCCGAATACTCGGACGTTCCCGTCATCAATGGTCTGACCGATCGTACACATCCCTGCCAGATCATGGCCGATGTGCTGACCTATGAAGAGCATCGCGGCCCCATCGCAGGAAAAAAGGTCGTTTGGACCGGCGACGGCAACAATGTCTGCGCTTCATTTCTGCATGCCGCCGGTCAATTCGGTTTCGACCTGACATTCACCGGCCCGGCGCAGCTGGACCCGGAAGAAGAATTCATGGGGCTTGCACGTCAGAAGGGCTCGAAAATCGTGATCGAACGGGACCCGCACAAAGCTGTTGAAGGGGCCGACCTCGTGGTCGCCGATACTTGGGTCTCAATGCACGATTCTCAATCCGCGAAGGAGCGCCGCCACAACATGCTGCGCCCCTATCAGGTCAACGCCGAGCTGATGTCGCATGCCAAGCCAGACGCGTTGTTCATGCACTGCCTGCCTGCGCACCGCGAAGAAGAGGCCACATCCGAGGTCATGGACGGCCCGAACTCGGTGATCTTTGACGAGGCCGAAAACCGCCTGCATGCGCAAAAAGCCGTGATGCGCTGGTGTCTGGGCGTCTGAGGCCGACAGCAATCTGGGAGAGCGATAGATGGCTCTCTTAAATCTCGGAGCAACCAATGCCACACATCACTCTGGAATTCTCTGCCGGGCTCGAAAAAACTCATGATTTTCAAGCCATCTGTGAGCAGCTCTATTCCGAGCTCGCCGCGCATGAAGTATTCGATGCCCCAACACTCAAAATCCGTGCCACCTCGTTTCCGTATTTCCGCATCGGGACCGAACCGCAGACCTTCATTCATGCCACGCTCTTGTTGTTGCAAGGCCGAGATGAGGCAACGCGCGCCGAGTTGAACGCGATCATTCTGAATGTTCTGGCTGCGTCTGCGCCCACGGTCGGCAGCATCACCGTGCGGGATGTTGAAATAGATCGCGCGACCTATGCCAAACGCCTGTCAGCCTGACGCGGCCCCGGTATGCGTATGGGAGGACTAAACGCGTCGGGACACTTCCCAGACCCGTAATCTGGCGAGCGTAGCGACGCACGCCAGAACTACCAGCACACACAATGCGATCTTGGTCATGATCTCCATCGTGCCCTCAATCAGCAGGGCGTGTACGACACTGCCCAGAATGGTTACCAGCGCCAGTCCTGTGTGCCCCAGACGCCAGAGCCGAAATCGCAGGTTCAGGCGTAGGCGCAGAACGCCCATCGTTGCTGCAGCAAAACCCGTCCACATCGCGATCACACCCCAGACGGAAAAGGGTGTGGCTGATACGAATAGAAGCGCGTCCACGACATCCGGCGGGCTCGTAATCCACAAACCGCCCACATGGATTACGATCGCTGCGACAAGGGCCAGACCGCACCGCCTGTGCCATAAGCGGCTGCGCACAGGTGAAAGCCCAGGCAACCAGCGTCCGGCCAGCAAGGGTTGCATCAGCAGAAGGCACATCCCGACGATGCCCGCAAACCCGGCAAGGATGTAGATCGGCTCGCGCCACGCCAGATAAGGGCTGAATGCTGCCGCGATAACCGGCACCAGAAGGGCGACAATCAACGCTGCCCAGATCAGTATGCGCCTCAACACGTATCAGGCAGGCTGCAAGACGAAATGCGCGGCAAGCGTTTTATCCTTCGCGCTCGACATCACCGGGCGTAGGAAAACCGTTTCGAATTCGCCGCTGTCATAGGCCAGATGCCCGTGCGGTTGGCCAAAGGCGGGCACGATTTGTGGCATCTCAAGCCGAAATTCACCGTTCGCATCCGTCAGCGTCGCCCCATGGCTGCGCTGGTCGCGCTCGTGCCCCTCGGTCGTATGCGCCCAGATCTGGATACGTTGGCCGGGCAAGGGGGCACCGTCGCCTGCGCGGCGCACGGTGCCGGTCATCCAGAAACCTCCGCCGCCGATGCGCTGCACAATAGGGGCGCCGGGGCGATAGTTGTTCGATCCGCCCCGCATGGACGGGGTCGGTGCAACGCCCTGCGCCCGCGCGGGCGTGGTCAGCCCGGCCGTGCCTAGCGCTGCAAAACAGCCCGCCGTAACCAACGCGCTGCGGCGGGTAAGAAGAACGTGCGACATCGAGAGGGCTCCTTTCGATAACGGGCATGTTGTCTGGCCTGATACTCAATCTAGCACGTTTGTTGCGAAAGCCGAGTTAAGCTGGTCTGAAGATCGGGTCATTTCATCACCGTCACGTGAGCGTTGCCGCCGTTTCCGCCCATCGTGCACTGTATATGTGCACTCATGCGCTATGCCAGATAATAAATCATACTATATTCCACATTATCAAACATATTGAAGCCCAAGCCAGATCCTGACCTAAGGGAGAGCGAGAATGAGCTGGAATCCGACCCATACCCCCGACTGCCGGTCCGAGAACCCGGCGCTAGACAGCCTGATCATCCCCCGTGCCCGTGATCTGGGCGGGTTCGAGGTGCGCCGCGCGCTACCCTCGGTCAAACGGCAACTGGTCGGCCCCTTCATCTTCTTCGACCAAATGGGTCCGGCCGAATTCATCACCGAAGGCGGTATTGACGTACGGCCGCATCCCCATATCGGACTTGGTACCGTGACCTATTTATATCAGGGCGAGTTTGAACACCGCGACAGTCTCGGCACGCATCAGATGATCTATCCCGGCGAGGTCAACTGGATGGTCGCTGGGCGTGGTGTGACCCATTCCGAACGTACCAGTGACCAAACACGCGGCAAGAAACACAGCCTGTTTGGCATCCAGACTTGGATCGCCCTGCCCGAAACTCACGAAGATATGGCCCCCGATTTCGAACACCACAAACAGGGCGCGTTGCCCCATATTCAGGATGCAGGCGTCAGCGCCCGCCTGATCCTTGGTTCCGCCTATGGCGAAACCAGCCCGGTCACCATGCTGTCCGAGACCTTTTATCTCGACGTCCAGCTCGAACCGGGTGCCTCCTTCCCGCTGCCCGACAATCACGAGGATCGCGGTGTCTATGTCACCACAGGCTCGGTCGAGATCGCAGGCGACAGCTTCGAGGCGGGTCGCATGATGGTCTTCCGCCCCGGCGATCACCTGTCCGTGAAGGCCGGACCACTGGGTGCGCGGCTGTTGCTGCTGGGCGGCGCGACCTTGAACGAAGATCGTTACATCTGGTGGAACTTCGTCTCCTCTTCGAAGGAGAAGATAGAAACGGCCACACGCGAATGGAAAACTGCCGACTGGGCGGACGGCGCCTTCCACCTGCCGCCCGGTGATGATCAGGAGTTCATTCCGATCTCGGAAGACCTCGAACGCACCCGACCCAGACGCGCCCGCGTCTGACCTCACGTCACGCTGGCTCCGTTGAACGATCCCGGCGATCCTTGGAGGCACAGCGGAGGTAAGCCATGAATATTGTCATCGCCGGTGCAGGCAGCATTGGCTGCTTTTGCGGCGCATTGCTGGCCGCAGCGGGACACAGCGTGACGCTGCTGGGCCGCGCGCGGGTGCTGAACGCCATCCGGGGACAAGGGCTGACGGTGACAGATTTCTCGAACCTGCATCGCCACGTCGCCGCCGCACAACTCACGCTCAGCGAAAACCCTGCCTGTCTTGGGGATGCCGAGTTGGTCATCGTCACGGTAAAAACCGGCGCGACCGCCGAGATGGCAACGCTGATCGCCGCACACGCCACGGAAACGGCCCCGGTTCTGTCTTGGCAGAATGGGCTCGAGAACGCCCGCACCCTGCGCACCGCTCTTCCCGGACGCGACGTTCGGGCTGGAATGGTGCCGTTCAACGTGGTGCCGACGGGCCCGGCAACCTATCACCGCGCCACATCGGGCGAGATCGTCATCGAGCATGGCTCCCGGTTTCTGGCTGAACGCCTAAGCGCCCCAGATCTACCCGTCAGCGAAAGCGACCAGATCGAGGCAGTGCAATCGGGTAAGCTGGTGATCAACCTCAACAATGCATTGAACGCATTGTCCGGCCTGACCTTGCAAAACCAACTGCTCGACCGAAACTGGCGTCGCCTGATGGCTGATCAGATGGCCGAGGCGCAGCGTGTTTTGAAAGTCGCCGAGATCGAGGCCACCTCCACAACGCCACTACCCGCATGGATGACACCGCACATTCTACGTCTGCCAACGCCAATTTTTACACGAATTGCGGCAAAAATGCTGACCATCGACCCAAATGCGCGCACCTCGATGGCTTATGATCTGACGGCGGGTCGCCCGACCGAAATCGACAGTCTACAGGGCGAAATCATCAAACTCGGCCAACAGTACGCGATCCCAACCCCGATCAATAGCCGAGTCTCTCAACTCATCCACCAATCACCGGACACGCCGCTCACAGTCGACCAGATCATAACCTGATCCGTCTCTTCATCTGGCCTAAAATACCTCGGAGCGCGAGGCAGAGCCTCGCAAATTCCGATCAAGCGAACGCAGTCAAAACCCAGAAAATTAGCGCCGACATCACTGCCGCTGCCGGTACCGTGACCACCCAGGCCGCCACGATGGTCATGAAATGCGACCGCCGCACCAGCTTGCGCCGCCGCCGTTCCTCGCGCGCCAGTCGCAGCTCCGCCGGCCGCTGGCGGTTCGAGTATTTCCACCGCCGTTCTGCATGCCACTCCCGATAGAAGCCAACACCAAAGACGGCCCCAACCGCGATATGAGTCGAACTGACCGGCAGACCCAGCCAACTGGCGACGATGACCGTGATCGCCGCCGATAGCGCGACACAGAACGCCCGCATCGGGTTCAGTTTGGTGATCTGGCTGCCGACCATACGGATCAGCTTGGGACCGAACAGGAATAGGCCGAACGAGATACCAAACGCGCCGATCACCATGACCCATGTCGGGATCGATACTTTCGTGGCAAAATCTCCGAACTCGGCCGCATGCACGATTGCCGCCAGTGGACCCACCGCATTGGCCACATCATTGGCCCCATGCGCAAAACTCAGAAATGTGGCCGAAATCACCAGAGGCAGGCCAAACAACGTCTTCAACGACCGGGTCCGGTTCTCCAACCCTTCAGACTTGCGCTTGACCCACGGTACCGTCGCAGCCCAGACCAGGCCGCCAAAGGTCAGGCCGATCAAAAGGGCAAATTGAAGATCAATTTTGACGATCCGCTTCAGGCCTTTGACCGACAAGTAGGTGGCAAACGCCCCTGCCATCACGGCAACCAGAATGGGCACCCAGCGCCGTGCTGCCGCGATCTTGTCGTCCTGATACTGGATCTTGTGTTTGATCAATGCCAGAAAGGCGGCTGCAATCATCCCGCCCAAAACGGGTGAGATCACCCAACTGGCGGCAATCGCGCTCATCGTGCCCCAACTCACCGCACTTAGGCCCGCCGCAGCAATGCCGGCACCCATCACGCCGCCGACCACCGAATGCGTGGTCGAAACCGGTGCCCCGACCCAGGTAGCCAGATTGACCCACAGTGCCGACGATATCAGGGCCGCCATCATCGCCCAGATGAACACATTGCTGTTCTGCACCGACATCGGATCGATGATGCCCTTAGAGATGGTCGAAACCACATCCCCCCCTGCCAGCAACGCGCCTGCGCTTTCTGCGATGGCGGCAATCAGGATGGCTCCGCCCATGGTCAGAGCATTGGCCCCCACTGCCGGGCCCATATTGTTGGCTACGTCGTTGGCACCGATATTGATCGCCATGTAAGCGCCGAATGCCGCAGCTGCGACAACGATCACGCCACCATCGGCCCGTCCGAACAGAAGCGCTGCAGCCAAACCTGCCAGCGCGATAAAGGCCAGTGCAATTCCGGGGGCCAACAGAGGACGCGATACTTGGGCATTGGCGTGCTCAACGCGCGAGATACGCTGCAGGTCGCGGTCCAGTGCGTGCCAACGGGCTTTGGTGGGGTGGTCTGACATCGGTTCACAGCGGCTGTTTTGAATGATGCCCGCCGCTAAACGGTTCCAATGGGCGCGGCAACCTTTGTCATCAGTTTTTTACAATATTGTTACAATTGCAGTAGCAAGTCGCGCAGTTCCGGCTCTTGCACGCGTTCGGCGGCCACCTTTGGGGACACCCAGCAGCGCTTACGCTGATCGGACTCGGGGAATACATCCGCCAGATCGGTCACCTCGATCCGATAAACGCTGGTGATAACCGGCAACGCCGTGCCGTCATCCAACCTTTTGTCGTAAGAGTAATGACCAACGGGATCTTTCTGCACCTCAGTCGCGCGCACTCCAGCCTCTTCCCAGGCTTCCCGCAATGCGGTTTCCGGCCCGTTGAGCCCATCAATGGGCCAGCCTTTGGGGATAATCCAGCGTCCGGTGCCCCGACTGGTGATTAACAAAACGTCGTCACCGGGACCTGCCTTGCGGGTACACAACGCAGCAACCTGCACCCGGCTTGGGCGCTGGATCAGCGGTCGCGCGACCTCTTCCCAGATGTTGCGTATCCATGTCGTCATGCCAGGCCTGCTCGGGCGTGTTCTTTTTGTAATTCGAAGAAGTTACATAATCATGTATTGCTGAGTTAACAATACCGCCCTCGGATAACCGCAAAATATGGCCTGAACTTTCGGTGTTTCGTGTATTTTTGCAGCAATTTGTGCGCTTTGCACTGTTTCCGCCAATGAGGCTTATTTACGCCCACCTGATCAACTCAGCCTTTGCGCCGCTTCGCGCGCAGCGTCGGATCCGCCTGAGTTGGATCTTCGGGCCAGGGATGTTTTGGGTACTGCGCCCGCATGTCCTTGCGCACATCGGCATATGACCCGGCCCAGAATCCGGGCAGATCACGGGTGATCTGGATCGGTCGCTGGGCCGGTGACAGCAGCGTGATCTTCAAAGGCTCGCCCCCAACCACCGGATGTTGCGTAACGCCAAATACCTCTTGTAGCCGAACCGAGATTTCGGGCACCGCACCGCCATAGTCAATTGGCAGCTTGCGGCCCAACGGAGTCACAAACGAGCCCGGCGCCCGCCGATCCAGTTCCTGCATCTGGTCCCAGTCCAGCCGGGCGCGCAGCGCGGGCAGCAGGTCGAACCGCTTCCAGTCATCGGCATTGCGCACACCCGAGAGCATCGGCAGCAGCCAGTCTTCCAGCGTATCCATCAGCCCGGTTTCCGAGAAGTCCGGCAAATCAGCGCCTTCCGCGCGGATCAACTCGACCCGAGCGGCCAATCGCGCTGCGGCCCCGTTCAGCCGCACACCCAGATCGCGCACCCCGTCCAACATCGCCCGCGCCAACGCATCCTCGGGGACATCTTTCCAGATGCGGTCGTCCAGCGTGATTGCTCCGAACCGCTCTTGCCTGCGCGCCACCACACGGCGTTCGCGTTTCGACCAGTCGCAGCTGTCGACCCACGCGATCTGATCGCCGAATAGATCGCGAATTTCCCCCTCGGAAATCTGCGCTGCCATGCGCACGCGCGCTTCACGCGGGTTCCCATCCGTATCCGTCACCACAAGATAGGGTGCACCCGCCAACGTATCACCGGCTTCCAGCACGACGCCTTTGCCACCCGACAGGACATAACGCGGGACATCTCCCTTGCGTCGCTGTCCGATGCGATCGGGATAGGCCAGCGCCGCCATCGCCGCCGGGCTCAGACCGCCCGCATCCTTAGATTGCGCGCGCAACCGTTTTGCTTCGCCCTTGATCCGATCCAGCGCGCCCATGTTGACCTGCCAGACCCGATTGCGCTGAAACGCGCGCACGTCCCGCAGCACCTCAAGCCTCAAAGACAGATCGACCGGCGCGCCCCGCAGCGGATCGCGTTCCGCCATCAGCGCCGCCAGTGTCGCGGCCTCAGGTCCCGCGTGCAGCAGCATGTGCCCCAGCCGAGGATGCAGCGGCAGCGCCGCCAGCGCCCGCCCATGTTCGGTGATCCTACCTTTGCCATCCAGGGCACCCAGCATCGCCAGCAACGCGCGCGCCTCGGCCAGCGTGCCTTCGGGCGGAGCGGTCAGAAACGCAAGATCACCCGGTTCTGCGCCCCAGAGCGACAATTCCAACGCCAGCCCGGTCAGATCGGCTGCCTCGATCTCGGCAGGCGGGTAGGCGGCTAGTGCACCTTCTTCGCCCTTGGACCACAACCGATAGCAGACACCTTCGGCCACACGCCCCGCACGGCCTGCGCGCTGCGTCGCTTCGGCCCGCGTCACCCGCTCGGTCACCAGCTGCGACATGCCTGATCCGGGATCGAACCGTGCCCGCCGGGCTTGCCCCATATCGACCACCACGCGGATATCGGGAATAGTCAGCGAGGTTTCGGCAATCGACGTCGCCAGAACCACCTTGCGACCTTGCTTAACCGGCGCAATCGCCGCGCGCTGGGCGGCAAAGGGCAGTGCTCCGAACAATGGCCGCACTGAACAGGTGTCGGGTAGACGGCTGGCCAAAGCCGCCTCGGCCCGCCGAATTTCACCTTCACCGGGCAGGAACACCAGCATGCCCCCTTTGGTTTCCCGTTCGGCTCGCACCACCAGATCGATCAGCGCGTCCAGTCGCCGCGCCTGCGGCGCCAAAGGCCGGTCCAACCAGCGGGTCTCGACCGGATAGCTGCGCCCTTCGGATGTCACCAGAGGCGCGTTCATCAGCTGGCCCACCGGTTCAGCATCCAGCGTCGCGGACATCGCCAGCAAGATCAGGTCATCGCGCAACGCTCCAGTCACCTCAAGGCACAGTGCAAGCCCAAGATCGGCGTTCAGGGACCGTTCGTGGAATTCATCGAATATCACAGCACCTACGCCGGGCAGGTCAGGTTCGGATTGCAGCATCCGTGTCAGGATACCTTCGGTCACAACCTCGATGTGCGTCGCCTTTGAAACTTTCACGTCTCCACGGACACGATAGCCCACGGTCTGGCCCACGGGCTCACCCAGCGTCTCGGCCATGCGTTCGGCGGCGGCGCGGGCGGCCAGCCGCCGGGGTTCCAGCATGACGATCCGGCCCTCGCACAGACCGGCCTGCAGCATCTCAAGCGGCACGCGGGTTGTCTTGCCCGCACCCGGCGGCGCCTGCAGCACCGCGCGCCCATGCGTTCGCAAGGCGTTCAGAAGATCGGGAATGGCGTCATCAATGGGCAACCGGGTCATATCGCCTTATCGCCAAAGCCTCGGCCAAGGTCCAGCGTCGCCAAACTCGGCTTCGGTTGGGGCTGGACAAACCGGGTCATCCCCCCTCATCTAGGGCAAATTCCAGCCGGGGACTTACCGATGAACATTGCCGAGCTTGGCGACAGGATCTTGAACGGAGAGCGCAGGGCATTGGCCCGTGCGATCACACTGGTCGAAAGCGGGCGTGAAGATCATCGGGCGCAGGCAACCGCGCTGCTGGATCAATTGAGCGGCGCCGGACGCCAGGCGTTGCGGATCGGCCTGTCGGGCACGCCGGGTGTGGGCAAATCGACCTTTATCGAAAGCTTCGGCATGATGCTGACGGGGCTGGGGCTGCGCGTTGCGGTTCTTGCAGTTGACCCCAGCTCGGCCCGTTCGGGGGGCTCGATCCTGGGCGACAAGACCCGCATGGAAAGGCTGAGCCGCGAGAAAAACGCCTTTATCCGCCCGTCCCCCAGCCAGAGCCATCTTGGTGGCGTGGCGCGCCGCACACGCGAAGCGATTGCACTTTGTGAGGCGGCTGGTTTTGACGTCGTGCTGATTGAAACCGTGGGTGTGGGCCAATCGGAAACCGTTGTGGCCGAGATGTCTGACCTGTTCCTGCTGCTGCTGGCCCCGGCGGGTGGAGATGAGTTGCAGGGCGTCAAGCGCGGCATCATGGAGATGGCCGACATGATCCTGATCAACAAGGCCGATGGCGACCTGAAAGCGACTGCAACCCGCACCTGCGCCGATTACGCGGGCGCGCTGCGTCTGCTGCGCAAACGCCCGCAGGACCCCGAAGGGTTTCCCAAGGCCATGACCGTTTCAGCAGTTGAAGAGCATGGGCTGGAACAGGCCTGGGACGAGATGCAGGCCCTGACAACCTGGCGGCGCGAAGCCGGGCATTGGGTATTGAACCGCGCCACACAGGCAAAATACTGGTTCGAGCAAGAGGTACGCCACGCATTGCTTGCGCGTCTCGAAACGCCACAGATGCGCAGTCGGATGAGCGATCTTGGCGCTCAGGTCAGTGCGGGCCACCTCAGCCCATCGGCGGCGGCCGAACAAATCCTCTCCGGGCTGTCCGACGCGTAACACTCTGGCGGTATGATGCGTGCGCGGCTGGTGCGCTGACCGCTAATCGTGTATTAAAGCTACATATATTGTTGTGTTTGAGTGTAAGTCACTGCGTTTGAACCGGGTTGAGAAAGGGCTTGGTCAGCTCGGATCGTGCCCGGATTCTCCGAGGAACGGGACACGTCAGAATGCCCAATATCAATGGTACCAACGGCGACGACGATATCGATGTCACAAATGACAACGGTACTCTGAACGGAAACCCGGCGACGCCTCCGGTGACCGGTATCCGCGGCCGTGGCGGCGATGACGATATCACCATCACCAATAGCACCATTGCCAACAATGTCCTGGGCAATGCAGGCACCGACACGATCATTGTCACCAACAGCACGGTTGGCGGGCGCATCGCTAGCGGGTCGGATGCGGATACGGTTGATATCAGGGGGTCAACCGTCGGCGATATCCGGCTTGGTGCCGGTAATGACACGCTGAATTTCACCAGCACCACGGTGTCGGGTGACATTCGCGGCGGCAGTGGAACCGACACGCTGAACCTCCCTGAGGGCACTGTTATCACGGACGATACTTTCGGGGTGATTACGGTCGAAGACGGGGTTGGTTATTCAGTCTCGAGCGGCACATTTACCCTGCCTTCAGGCATCACCGTCACGTATTCAGCGTTCGAGAACGGGTCGGGTATGCCCTGTTTCACGCGCGATACATTGATCACGACACAGGATGGGCGATCCCTGATCCAGTCGTTGCGCACCGGTGACCTGATCCCCACGCTGGGGCAGGGCCTGCACCCGATCCGTTGGATCGGGCGGCGCGAATTTGATCGCTTCCAGCTTGAAGCCAACCCCAGACTCTGGCCTGTGCGTATCCTTGCAGGGGCATTGGGCGAGGGGCTGCCGCATCGCGATCTGCTGGTCTCGCGCCAGCATCGGATGCTGGTGCACTCAAAGATCGCCCAACGCATGTTCGGCACGACCGAGGTTCTGATTCCGGCCATCAAACTCACCGCAATGCCGGATATCTACGTTGATGAAAGCGTGGAAAGCGTCGAGTATTACCACCTGCTGTTCGACCGCCATCAGGTGATCTTTGCCGAGGATGCGCCAACCGAAAGCCTCTATACCGGCCCCGAAGCGCTGAAAATGCTGAGCGCCGCGTCGCGTCGCGAGATATTCGAGATTTTTCCCGAACTGACAGACCTTGACTACCGCGCCGACCCGGCCCGCATGATCCCCGGCGGGCGGCTGCAAGCGCAGTTGATCACACGGCATTTGAAGAATAACAAGCCGCTGTTGCGGATGTCCCCGATCTTGACCTCAAATGAATTCAACTCGGGTGCAAAGATTTCGCCGCAGCCGTCTTGACCCTTCGCGCGATTCCCACTAAACGCATCCAACCAGTTTTCGGGCGCGACTTCGGGTTGCGCCCCTT
The Ruegeria sp. SCSIO 43209 genome window above contains:
- a CDS encoding NUDIX hydrolase, yielding MTTWIRNIWEEVARPLIQRPSRVQVAALCTRKAGPGDDVLLITSRGTGRWIIPKGWPIDGLNGPETALREAWEEAGVRATEVQKDPVGHYSYDKRLDDGTALPVITSVYRIEVTDLADVFPESDQRKRCWVSPKVAAERVQEPELRDLLLQL
- the hrpB gene encoding ATP-dependent helicase HrpB gives rise to the protein MTRLPIDDAIPDLLNALRTHGRAVLQAPPGAGKTTRVPLEMLQAGLCEGRIVMLEPRRLAARAAAERMAETLGEPVGQTVGYRVRGDVKVSKATHIEVVTEGILTRMLQSEPDLPGVGAVIFDEFHERSLNADLGLALCLEVTGALRDDLILLAMSATLDAEPVGQLMNAPLVTSEGRSYPVETRWLDRPLAPQARRLDALIDLVVRAERETKGGMLVFLPGEGEIRRAEAALASRLPDTCSVRPLFGALPFAAQRAAIAPVKQGRKVVLATSIAETSLTIPDIRVVVDMGQARRARFDPGSGMSQLVTERVTRAEATQRAGRAGRVAEGVCYRLWSKGEEGALAAYPPAEIEAADLTGLALELSLWGAEPGDLAFLTAPPEGTLAEARALLAMLGALDGKGRITEHGRALAALPLHPRLGHMLLHAGPEAATLAALMAERDPLRGAPVDLSLRLEVLRDVRAFQRNRVWQVNMGALDRIKGEAKRLRAQSKDAGGLSPAAMAALAYPDRIGQRRKGDVPRYVLSGGKGVVLEAGDTLAGAPYLVVTDTDGNPREARVRMAAQISEGEIRDLFGDQIAWVDSCDWSKRERRVVARRQERFGAITLDDRIWKDVPEDALARAMLDGVRDLGVRLNGAAARLAARVELIRAEGADLPDFSETGLMDTLEDWLLPMLSGVRNADDWKRFDLLPALRARLDWDQMQELDRRAPGSFVTPLGRKLPIDYGGAVPEISVRLQEVFGVTQHPVVGGEPLKITLLSPAQRPIQITRDLPGFWAGSYADVRKDMRAQYPKHPWPEDPTQADPTLRAKRRKG
- the meaB gene encoding methylmalonyl Co-A mutase-associated GTPase MeaB, with amino-acid sequence MNIAELGDRILNGERRALARAITLVESGREDHRAQATALLDQLSGAGRQALRIGLSGTPGVGKSTFIESFGMMLTGLGLRVAVLAVDPSSARSGGSILGDKTRMERLSREKNAFIRPSPSQSHLGGVARRTREAIALCEAAGFDVVLIETVGVGQSETVVAEMSDLFLLLLAPAGGDELQGVKRGIMEMADMILINKADGDLKATATRTCADYAGALRLLRKRPQDPEGFPKAMTVSAVEEHGLEQAWDEMQALTTWRREAGHWVLNRATQAKYWFEQEVRHALLARLETPQMRSRMSDLGAQVSAGHLSPSAAAEQILSGLSDA
- a CDS encoding Hint domain-containing protein, with translation MPNINGTNGDDDIDVTNDNGTLNGNPATPPVTGIRGRGGDDDITITNSTIANNVLGNAGTDTIIVTNSTVGGRIASGSDADTVDIRGSTVGDIRLGAGNDTLNFTSTTVSGDIRGGSGTDTLNLPEGTVITDDTFGVITVEDGVGYSVSSGTFTLPSGITVTYSAFENGSGMPCFTRDTLITTQDGRSLIQSLRTGDLIPTLGQGLHPIRWIGRREFDRFQLEANPRLWPVRILAGALGEGLPHRDLLVSRQHRMLVHSKIAQRMFGTTEVLIPAIKLTAMPDIYVDESVESVEYYHLLFDRHQVIFAEDAPTESLYTGPEALKMLSAASRREIFEIFPELTDLDYRADPARMIPGGRLQAQLITRHLKNNKPLLRMSPILTSNEFNSGAKISPQPS